In one Desulfoferula mesophila genomic region, the following are encoded:
- a CDS encoding lipoate--protein ligase family protein, translating to MHLYRLGRVSWQDSQLAYHTLAHLGRQGLILCSPEQPYVSVGYFQDPAQELDLEHCRAAGLPVFRREVGGGAVYLDNHQLFWQVVLQRDHPLVSLNRELFYRRLLGPVVAAYRALGVAATVAPVNDVAVGERRIAGTGAGEIGDCVAFVGNLMRRFDCAAMAGALRAPDEAFRGAYLGYMREHLTSLQRELGEQREASLAEEALYDLLAREFASVLGPLEPRPLDDELRTAMERVGRRLLSDAWTYHPRKPRPHRKVKVRAGLYLHHWRQGSLEARFASLEGRVLEASLRGPGQEGAWSEAHEFVGQEVEALTSALAKMA from the coding sequence ATGCATCTGTACCGGCTGGGCCGGGTATCCTGGCAAGACTCCCAGCTGGCCTATCACACCCTGGCCCATCTGGGCCGCCAGGGGCTTATCCTTTGCTCACCCGAGCAGCCCTATGTTTCCGTGGGCTATTTCCAGGACCCGGCCCAAGAGCTGGACCTGGAGCACTGCCGGGCAGCCGGCCTGCCGGTTTTTCGCCGGGAGGTGGGCGGCGGGGCGGTGTATCTGGATAACCATCAGCTGTTCTGGCAGGTGGTGCTCCAGCGGGATCATCCCCTGGTCAGCTTGAATCGCGAGCTTTTCTACCGGCGCTTGCTGGGCCCGGTGGTGGCGGCTTACCGCGCCCTGGGGGTGGCGGCCACGGTGGCCCCGGTCAACGACGTGGCGGTGGGCGAGAGGCGCATCGCGGGCACCGGGGCAGGGGAGATCGGCGATTGCGTGGCCTTTGTGGGCAACCTCATGCGCCGCTTTGATTGCGCGGCCATGGCCGGGGCGTTGCGCGCGCCGGACGAGGCTTTCCGGGGCGCCTACCTCGGTTACATGCGCGAGCACCTGACCTCCCTGCAACGGGAGCTTGGGGAGCAACGGGAAGCCTCCCTCGCTGAAGAGGCGCTCTACGATCTGTTGGCCCGGGAGTTTGCCTCGGTGCTGGGCCCTTTGGAGCCGCGCCCCCTGGACGACGAGCTGCGCACTGCCATGGAGAGGGTGGGACGACGCCTGCTCTCGGACGCCTGGACCTATCATCCGCGTAAGCCCCGGCCCCACCGCAAGGTCAAGGTGCGGGCGGGCCTTTATCTGCACCATTGGCGACAGGGTTCACTGGAGGCCCGTTTCGCCAGCCTGGAGGGCAGGGTGCTGGAGGCGAGCCTGCGCGGGCCGGGGCAAGAGGGCGCCTGGTCCGAAGCTCACGAGTTCGTGGGGCAAGAGGTGGAGGCCCTTACCAGTGCTTTGGCCAAGATGGCCTAG
- a CDS encoding (Fe-S)-binding protein, with amino-acid sequence MSDKHPLLDKFTEQIQHCTRCGFCQAHCPVFGATGRPALNARGKMLLLKEVLAGKLELNQDLVDSLFQCTTCASCATNCPSGVDVPAIIKAARKEMVGLGTCHPAFTGMNEVLDQYDNIYAEDEPEDFDRERNKKAEVVYFIGCVGQYREEDATEAALDLLDHLEVDYTLIDEVCCSGVLEDVGFSIKPPLAQKNIERILATGAKTLVTGCPYCYRTFSGKDIYAPLRDAGVEIVHFSQFLARQELDVTTDLKVTYHDPCDLGRHCGIYEEPRQTIKAIAPNFVELPSNRANALCCGAGGGVRGAYAKNSLAMARRRLDEVEQVGADILLTECNSCVHNLANAKLRAQKFQVMTTAQFIMELLED; translated from the coding sequence ATGAGCGACAAACACCCCTTGCTGGATAAATTCACCGAACAGATACAGCACTGCACCCGCTGCGGTTTTTGCCAGGCTCATTGCCCGGTTTTCGGGGCCACCGGCCGCCCGGCGCTGAACGCCCGGGGCAAGATGCTGCTCTTGAAGGAAGTGCTGGCCGGCAAGTTGGAGCTGAACCAGGACTTGGTGGATTCGCTCTTCCAGTGCACCACCTGCGCCTCCTGCGCCACCAATTGTCCCTCCGGGGTGGACGTGCCCGCCATCATCAAGGCGGCGCGCAAGGAGATGGTGGGCCTGGGCACCTGCCATCCCGCCTTCACCGGCATGAACGAGGTGCTCGACCAATACGACAACATCTACGCCGAGGACGAGCCCGAGGACTTCGACCGCGAGCGCAACAAAAAGGCCGAGGTGGTCTACTTCATCGGCTGCGTGGGCCAGTACCGCGAGGAGGACGCCACCGAGGCGGCCCTGGATCTGCTGGACCATCTGGAGGTGGACTACACCCTCATCGACGAGGTGTGCTGCTCCGGGGTGCTGGAGGACGTGGGCTTCAGCATCAAGCCCCCCCTGGCCCAGAAAAACATCGAGCGCATCCTGGCCACCGGGGCCAAAACCCTGGTCACCGGCTGTCCCTATTGCTACCGCACCTTCAGCGGCAAGGATATCTACGCCCCGCTCAGGGATGCGGGGGTGGAGATTGTGCACTTCAGCCAGTTCCTGGCCCGCCAGGAGTTGGACGTCACCACCGATCTCAAGGTGACCTACCATGATCCCTGCGACCTGGGGCGCCATTGCGGCATCTACGAGGAGCCGCGCCAGACCATCAAGGCCATCGCTCCCAACTTCGTGGAGCTGCCCAGCAACCGGGCCAACGCCCTGTGTTGCGGGGCCGGCGGCGGGGTGCGCGGGGCCTATGCCAAAAACTCCCTGGCCATGGCCCGGCGGCGCTTGGACGAGGTGGAGCAGGTTGGCGCGGACATCCTGTTGACCGAGTGCAACTCCTGCGTGCACAATTTGGCCAACGCCAAGCTTCGCGCCCAAAAGTTTCAGGTAATGACCACGGCGCAGTTCATCATGGAGTTGTTGGAAGACTAG
- a CDS encoding FAD-binding oxidoreductase: MDQRDKDAIKEIVGEDHFTDELIDLVSYSYDSSDHDHRPDCAVYPADAEEIGKILQLANQRGFAVVPRGAGTSLAGSTVPAKGGVVLDMVRMNRILDIRIPDRQVVVQPGVVYAELQKALAPSGFCFPPDPASGKVCTLGGNVATNAGGIRGAKYGVTRDYVLALEVVLPDGRIVHTGTKCMKSASGLDLTRLFVGSEGVLGVITEITLKINPMPTASRTALASFETLRQAGQAVTDIMHSGILPSVLEIMEENTIRVLRENYGAELPDVKALLLVETDGYTDAEAAYAMGKVVSAFEANQAKTVSQAKDKASAEKLWAIRRSAGSVAGGLRPNNLSEDVTVPISKVPDLLEGIQKIMEGQPYPFVIFGHAGDGNLHPKIMFDGADPVQVKDVHHIAEQVFRLTCNLGGTLTGEHGIGLAKAPYMTMEHEPLAMELMRLLKRTLDPNNVLNPGKMALDD, encoded by the coding sequence ATGGATCAACGGGACAAAGACGCCATTAAAGAAATAGTCGGCGAAGATCACTTCACTGATGAGTTGATCGACCTGGTTTCCTATTCCTACGACAGCTCCGACCATGACCACCGCCCCGACTGCGCGGTGTATCCCGCCGACGCCGAGGAAATCGGAAAAATACTGCAGTTGGCCAATCAGCGCGGCTTCGCGGTGGTGCCCCGGGGTGCGGGCACCAGCCTGGCCGGCAGCACGGTGCCCGCCAAGGGCGGGGTGGTGCTGGATATGGTGCGCATGAACCGCATCCTGGACATCCGCATTCCGGACCGCCAGGTGGTGGTGCAGCCGGGGGTGGTCTACGCGGAGTTGCAAAAAGCCCTGGCCCCCTCGGGCTTTTGCTTCCCGCCCGACCCGGCCAGCGGCAAGGTCTGCACCCTGGGAGGCAACGTGGCCACCAACGCGGGCGGCATCCGGGGGGCCAAGTACGGGGTGACCCGTGACTACGTTTTGGCCCTGGAGGTGGTGCTGCCCGACGGGCGCATCGTGCACACCGGCACCAAGTGCATGAAGTCCGCTTCTGGCCTGGACCTCACCCGCCTGTTCGTGGGTTCGGAGGGGGTGCTGGGAGTCATCACCGAGATCACCCTGAAGATCAACCCCATGCCCACGGCCTCGCGCACCGCCCTGGCCAGCTTCGAGACCCTGCGCCAGGCCGGGCAGGCGGTGACCGACATCATGCACTCGGGCATCCTGCCCAGCGTGCTGGAGATCATGGAAGAGAACACCATCAGGGTGTTGCGCGAGAACTACGGCGCCGAGTTGCCCGACGTCAAGGCCCTGCTTCTGGTGGAGACCGACGGCTACACCGACGCCGAGGCCGCCTATGCCATGGGCAAGGTGGTGTCCGCCTTTGAGGCCAACCAGGCCAAGACCGTGAGCCAGGCCAAGGACAAGGCTTCGGCGGAAAAGCTCTGGGCCATCCGCCGGTCGGCGGGCAGCGTGGCCGGGGGCCTGCGCCCCAACAACCTCTCCGAGGACGTGACCGTGCCCATCTCCAAGGTGCCCGATCTGTTGGAGGGCATCCAGAAGATCATGGAGGGGCAACCCTACCCCTTCGTGATTTTCGGCCACGCTGGGGACGGCAACCTGCACCCCAAGATCATGTTCGACGGGGCGGACCCGGTGCAGGTCAAGGATGTGCACCACATCGCCGAGCAGGTGTTTCGGCTCACCTGCAACCTGGGCGGCACCCTGACCGGCGAGCACGGCATCGGCCTGGCCAAGGCTCCTTACATGACCATGGAGCACGAGCCCCTGGCCATGGAGTTGATGCGCCTGCTCAAGCGCACCCTGGACCCCAACAACGTGCTCAACCCCGGCAAGATGGCCCTGGACGACTAG
- a CDS encoding bifunctional acetate--CoA ligase family protein/GNAT family N-acetyltransferase, which yields MGIFNLDRMLTPRSVAVVGASEREGSVGRSVLENIRKGGFTGEVYPINPKRDRVLGLPAYASVSQAPCPVDLAVIIVPLKFAPAVVEECGRCGVAGAIIISGGGKETGEEGAALERAILAAAKTAGVRIVGPNCVGVISSPASLNASFIHDMPKPGSLAFVSQSGATCTAVLDLAVTQDIGFSHFISMGSMLDVDFGDVIDYLGNDPGTSAILLYVESITNHRKFISAARAVSRVKPIILLKVGRSAAGAKAAMSHTGAMAGEDAIYDEAFKRAGLVRVNTVGDLFDCAELISKQPLPQGPNMAIVTNAGGPGVMATDHLALHGGTEPPQPSAATKAKLDAILPPFWSHANPIDILGDATPETFLKVTQVCVDAKEFDAVLVLTTPQAQFPSTQKAKLLSEELTRADFPVFTSWLGGREVMESREIFYKAGIPTYETPERAVQAFLYLYQYHKNQLTLQETPSSLPHEIRYDKQGAESLITTVLDEGRALLSESESKRLLELYGIPVPPARLAATAEEAAAAASAMGYPVVLKLDSPDITHKSDAGGVRLNLKNEAQVQDAFAEIMANAQAYDAQARLRGVTVQPMVSAKGVECILGAKKDPEFGPVILFGMGGTMAEIIGDRAIGLPPLNRLLAKRLIEQTKVSKVLRGYRNIPPADLTMLEEVLVRLSQLLIDFPQIVELDINPLLSCSQGALALDARVVVEPTSQVSPQHLCIRPYPAQYESRERTSGGLEVFLRPIKPEDGPAMIRLFNALSPVTIFQRFGRVLRTMPPDLLARHTQIDYDREMALVVFPEASKEIAAVGRIVERPGVDEADMGMTVADAWQGRGLGELLFKHLLDIAKERKLVRVSGVISPENSSMLSMVSKYGAQLSEMPDGNFQAVLEP from the coding sequence GTGGGCATTTTCAACCTGGACAGGATGCTGACCCCCCGCAGCGTGGCCGTGGTGGGGGCCAGCGAGCGCGAGGGCTCGGTGGGCCGCTCGGTCTTGGAGAACATCCGCAAGGGAGGCTTCACCGGCGAGGTCTATCCCATCAACCCCAAACGCGACCGGGTGCTGGGGCTGCCGGCCTATGCCAGCGTGAGCCAGGCGCCGTGCCCGGTGGACCTGGCGGTGATCATCGTACCGCTCAAGTTCGCCCCGGCGGTGGTGGAGGAATGCGGCCGCTGCGGGGTGGCCGGGGCCATAATCATCTCCGGCGGGGGCAAGGAAACCGGGGAGGAGGGCGCGGCCCTGGAGCGGGCCATCCTGGCCGCGGCCAAGACCGCCGGGGTGCGCATCGTGGGCCCCAACTGCGTGGGCGTCATCAGCTCCCCCGCCTCGCTCAACGCCTCCTTTATCCACGACATGCCCAAGCCGGGCTCCCTGGCCTTCGTCTCCCAGAGCGGGGCCACCTGCACGGCGGTACTGGACCTGGCGGTGACCCAGGACATCGGCTTCAGCCACTTCATCAGCATGGGCTCCATGCTGGACGTGGACTTTGGCGACGTGATCGATTATCTGGGCAACGATCCGGGCACCAGCGCCATCCTGCTCTACGTGGAGTCCATCACCAACCACCGCAAGTTCATCAGCGCGGCCCGGGCGGTCTCGCGGGTCAAGCCCATCATCCTGCTCAAGGTGGGGCGCAGCGCGGCCGGGGCCAAGGCGGCCATGAGCCACACCGGGGCCATGGCCGGCGAGGACGCCATCTATGACGAGGCCTTCAAGCGGGCCGGCCTGGTGCGGGTGAACACCGTGGGCGACCTGTTCGACTGCGCCGAGCTGATCTCCAAGCAGCCGCTGCCCCAGGGGCCGAACATGGCCATCGTGACCAACGCCGGGGGGCCGGGGGTGATGGCCACCGACCACCTGGCCCTGCACGGCGGCACCGAGCCGCCTCAGCCCTCGGCGGCGACTAAAGCCAAGCTGGATGCCATCCTGCCGCCCTTTTGGAGCCACGCCAACCCCATCGACATCCTGGGCGATGCCACGCCCGAGACCTTCCTCAAGGTGACCCAGGTCTGCGTGGATGCCAAGGAGTTCGACGCGGTGCTGGTGCTCACCACCCCCCAGGCCCAGTTCCCCAGCACCCAAAAGGCCAAGCTCTTAAGCGAAGAGCTGACCCGGGCCGACTTTCCGGTGTTCACCTCCTGGCTGGGCGGACGCGAGGTAATGGAGAGTCGGGAGATTTTCTACAAGGCGGGCATCCCCACCTACGAGACCCCCGAGCGGGCGGTGCAGGCGTTTTTATACCTATATCAGTACCACAAGAACCAACTCACCCTGCAGGAGACGCCTTCCAGCCTGCCCCATGAGATACGCTACGACAAGCAGGGCGCCGAATCCCTTATAACCACGGTGCTGGACGAGGGCCGCGCCCTGTTGTCCGAGAGCGAGTCCAAGAGGCTCCTGGAGCTTTACGGCATCCCGGTGCCCCCGGCCCGCCTGGCCGCCACCGCCGAGGAAGCGGCGGCCGCCGCCTCGGCCATGGGCTACCCGGTGGTGCTCAAGCTGGACAGCCCGGACATTACCCATAAGTCCGACGCGGGGGGCGTGCGCCTGAACCTCAAGAACGAGGCGCAGGTGCAGGACGCCTTCGCGGAGATCATGGCCAACGCCCAGGCCTACGATGCCCAGGCCCGGCTGCGCGGAGTCACGGTGCAGCCCATGGTGTCGGCCAAGGGGGTGGAGTGCATCCTGGGGGCCAAAAAGGACCCCGAGTTCGGCCCGGTGATCCTCTTCGGCATGGGCGGCACCATGGCCGAGATCATCGGCGACCGGGCCATCGGCCTGCCGCCCCTGAACCGGCTGCTGGCCAAGCGGCTCATCGAGCAGACCAAGGTCAGCAAGGTGCTGCGGGGCTACCGCAACATCCCGCCGGCCGATTTGACCATGCTGGAAGAGGTGCTGGTGCGCCTGTCCCAGCTGCTGATCGACTTTCCCCAGATCGTCGAGTTGGACATCAACCCGCTGCTGAGCTGCTCTCAAGGGGCCTTGGCCCTGGACGCCCGGGTGGTGGTGGAGCCCACCAGCCAGGTCTCGCCCCAGCATCTGTGCATCCGACCCTATCCGGCCCAATACGAAAGCCGCGAACGCACCAGCGGCGGGCTGGAGGTTTTCCTCCGGCCCATCAAGCCCGAGGACGGCCCGGCCATGATCCGTTTGTTCAACGCCTTGTCGCCGGTGACCATCTTCCAGCGTTTCGGGCGGGTGCTGCGCACCATGCCCCCGGACCTGTTGGCCCGCCACACCCAGATCGACTATGACCGCGAAATGGCCCTGGTGGTCTTCCCCGAGGCCAGCAAGGAAATCGCGGCGGTGGGACGCATCGTGGAGCGCCCCGGGGTGGATGAGGCCGATATGGGCATGACAGTGGCCGACGCCTGGCAGGGCCGGGGATTGGGCGAGTTGCTCTTCAAACACTTGCTGGATATCGCCAAGGAGCGCAAGCTGGTGCGCGTGTCCGGGGTGATCAGCCCGGAAAACAGCTCCATGCTGAGCATGGTGAGCAAGTACGGCGCCCAGCTCAGCGAAATGCCCGACGGCAACTTCCAGGCGGTGCTCGAGCCCTGA
- a CDS encoding glycine cleavage system protein H has protein sequence MEIGGYNFPGELYYDPEHFWVRVEGDELVMGMDDFAQKLAGEIVYVQLPNEGKKLKKGKKLAKVESGKWLGKVLSPVDGELIAVNEDLELKPELINQDCYGAGWMYRLKADDLGDLGELLHGAAAVEPWVNEEIAKHASEG, from the coding sequence ATGGAGATAGGCGGCTACAATTTTCCGGGCGAGCTTTACTACGATCCCGAGCATTTTTGGGTGCGGGTAGAGGGCGACGAGCTGGTGATGGGCATGGACGACTTTGCCCAGAAGCTGGCCGGCGAGATCGTCTACGTGCAACTGCCCAACGAGGGCAAGAAGCTCAAGAAGGGCAAGAAGCTGGCCAAGGTGGAGTCCGGCAAGTGGCTGGGCAAGGTGCTGTCGCCGGTGGACGGTGAGCTGATCGCGGTGAACGAGGACCTGGAGCTCAAGCCCGAGCTTATCAACCAGGACTGCTACGGCGCGGGCTGGATGTATCGGCTCAAGGCCGACGACCTGGGCGACCTAGGCGAGTTGCTGCACGGCGCGGCGGCGGTGGAGCCCTGGGTCAACGAGGAGATCGCCAAGCACGCCTCAGAGGGCTAG
- a CDS encoding (Fe-S)-binding protein → MDNRLYSKSQLLSMEACTGCAACAEACPAVNASGDGQLSGLYRLDWRRRAGKAGSGWLGRIFGGKAPSEEQWQAFSDTVFRCTLCGNCAEVCPAGIGLKDIWLSLRQELVEQKAYPAKVDLIRENLNESRNVFGEEQEERAEWVEDLDEPPDDLYVKDAAEVVYFTGCVASFFPLAQQIPLALAEVLEAASVEFTLLGEEEWCCGFPLLGAGDLPAAQEMIEHNLAAVAAKGAKEVVFACPSCYMMWREHYPTDLKLSHATQYLERLVAQGRVPLRNRELTVTYHDPCDLGRAARVFEEPRRLIRSLPGVKLVELADNREHCLCCGGGGNLEMIDQELNAEIAKRKVDQVLATGAETVVSGCQQCLRTMATHARRNKLPLKVLDVAQLVRDSLDT, encoded by the coding sequence TTGGACAACCGCCTGTACAGCAAGAGCCAGCTCCTGTCCATGGAGGCCTGCACGGGTTGCGCGGCCTGCGCCGAGGCCTGCCCGGCGGTGAACGCCTCGGGCGACGGCCAGCTGTCCGGCCTGTATCGCCTGGACTGGCGGCGGCGGGCGGGCAAGGCCGGATCGGGCTGGCTGGGCCGCATCTTCGGCGGCAAGGCTCCCAGCGAGGAGCAGTGGCAGGCCTTCAGCGACACGGTGTTCCGCTGCACCCTGTGCGGCAACTGCGCGGAGGTGTGCCCGGCGGGCATCGGGCTCAAGGACATCTGGCTGAGCCTGCGGCAAGAGCTGGTGGAGCAAAAGGCCTACCCGGCCAAGGTGGACCTGATTCGCGAGAACCTCAATGAGAGCCGCAACGTTTTCGGCGAGGAGCAGGAGGAGCGGGCCGAGTGGGTGGAGGATCTGGACGAGCCGCCCGACGACCTCTACGTAAAAGACGCCGCCGAGGTGGTGTACTTCACCGGCTGCGTGGCCTCGTTCTTTCCCCTGGCCCAGCAGATACCCCTGGCCCTGGCCGAGGTGCTGGAGGCGGCCTCGGTGGAGTTCACTCTCTTGGGCGAAGAGGAGTGGTGCTGCGGCTTCCCCTTGCTGGGGGCGGGCGACCTGCCGGCGGCCCAGGAGATGATCGAGCACAACCTGGCGGCCGTGGCCGCCAAGGGGGCCAAGGAGGTGGTGTTCGCCTGCCCGTCTTGCTACATGATGTGGCGAGAGCACTATCCCACCGACCTCAAGCTGAGCCACGCCACGCAATATTTGGAGCGCCTGGTGGCCCAGGGCCGCGTGCCGCTGCGCAATCGCGAGCTGACCGTTACCTATCACGACCCCTGCGATCTGGGCCGGGCGGCGCGGGTGTTCGAGGAGCCCCGGCGTTTGATCCGCTCCCTGCCTGGCGTGAAGCTGGTGGAGCTGGCCGACAACCGGGAGCACTGCCTGTGCTGCGGCGGTGGCGGCAACCTGGAGATGATCGACCAGGAGCTCAACGCCGAAATAGCCAAACGCAAGGTTGACCAGGTGTTGGCCACTGGGGCCGAGACGGTGGTTAGCGGCTGCCAGCAATGCCTGCGCACCATGGCCACCCACGCCCGGCGCAACAAGCTGCCGCTCAAGGTGCTGGACGTGGCCCAGCTGGTGCGCGACTCCCTGGATACCTAG
- a CDS encoding respiratory nitrate reductase subunit gamma, whose product MSHRLCKPRLEAACWGANPALLLVCALFLAALLCLWSGVSQAAGAAGTEANQSCLSCHQKEGMDDGGAKDLGPHQGLACLDCHRGAQHYPHDDLKLAPCQSCHTPHTEATTGDLHAGVTCQACHWAGEGQTPHRLASTQRPQSCRRCHFAGNKVGAPAAVLPAKGALCLVCHTATLSLPDWPSRLALAGFLLGLLASLGFWFSGGGRGPSSQTMHQGHSGGGAGAGVAALFMDGLLQRRLWRLSPGRWLVHALMVLPFVARMLWALLALALSYAQPGGELTQAMLNKNQPATALFFDLTGLLVLAGAGLAIARRVLRGGVKLPGLPGPDWVGMGLLALVVISGFITEAARLALTGTQDGAWAFVGWALKGMFNPGPGLQTAYGYLWYAHAIVFAAFVVYLPLGRMKHILLAPLNLALRAARGQGSAKGEG is encoded by the coding sequence ATGAGTCATCGCCTCTGTAAACCCCGCTTGGAAGCGGCTTGTTGGGGAGCGAACCCCGCGCTGCTGCTGGTCTGCGCGCTTTTCCTGGCCGCCTTGCTGTGTTTGTGGAGCGGAGTTTCCCAGGCGGCGGGCGCCGCCGGGACGGAGGCCAACCAGTCCTGTCTGAGCTGCCACCAAAAAGAGGGCATGGATGACGGCGGGGCCAAGGACCTGGGTCCGCACCAGGGGTTGGCCTGCCTGGACTGCCACCGGGGAGCCCAGCACTATCCCCACGACGACTTGAAGCTGGCTCCCTGCCAGAGCTGCCACACCCCCCACACCGAGGCCACCACCGGCGATCTGCACGCCGGGGTTACCTGCCAGGCCTGTCACTGGGCCGGCGAGGGCCAGACCCCTCACCGCCTAGCCTCCACCCAGCGGCCGCAGTCCTGTCGGCGTTGCCACTTTGCGGGCAACAAGGTCGGCGCCCCGGCCGCGGTGCTGCCGGCCAAGGGGGCCCTATGCCTGGTGTGCCACACCGCCACCCTGAGTTTGCCGGACTGGCCCTCGCGCCTGGCCCTGGCCGGTTTCCTGCTGGGCCTGCTGGCCTCGTTGGGCTTCTGGTTCAGCGGGGGAGGGCGCGGGCCTTCTTCCCAGACGATGCACCAGGGACACTCCGGCGGCGGCGCGGGAGCGGGCGTGGCGGCCCTGTTCATGGACGGCCTCTTGCAACGACGGCTGTGGCGGCTTTCGCCCGGGCGCTGGCTGGTGCACGCCCTCATGGTGCTGCCCTTTGTGGCCCGCATGCTCTGGGCCTTGCTGGCCCTGGCGCTCAGCTACGCCCAGCCGGGTGGTGAGCTTACCCAGGCCATGCTCAACAAGAACCAGCCCGCCACCGCCCTGTTCTTCGATCTCACCGGGCTCTTGGTGCTGGCCGGGGCCGGGCTGGCCATCGCCCGCCGGGTCCTGCGCGGCGGGGTCAAGCTGCCCGGCCTGCCGGGACCGGACTGGGTGGGCATGGGCCTGTTGGCCCTGGTGGTCATCAGCGGATTCATAACCGAGGCGGCCCGCCTGGCCCTGACCGGTACCCAGGATGGCGCGTGGGCTTTTGTAGGCTGGGCCCTCAAGGGGATGTTCAACCCCGGCCCCGGCCTGCAAACGGCTTATGGTTATCTTTGGTATGCCCATGCCATAGTCTTCGCGGCGTTCGTGGTCTATCTGCCCTTGGGCCGCATGAAGCACATCTTGCTGGCCCCGCTGAATTTGGCCCTCCGGGCGGCGCGCGGCCAGGGCAGCGCCAAGGGCGAAGGCTAA